The following are encoded together in the Oscarella lobularis chromosome 10, ooOscLobu1.1, whole genome shotgun sequence genome:
- the LOC136192079 gene encoding RNA-binding protein 8A-like: MADDLVLEPDAQELGTLGASEEDAVTRLKSSATKRKGRGFREEAAMIDDGYEAMETEGTNAGPARSVEGWILFVTGVNEEAQEDDIYDKFGEYGEIKNMHLNLDRRTGFIKGYALVEFNTFKEAQNALEALNGANMLGKRLTVDWAFVKGPYKSKGRRVERGRSPDRY; encoded by the exons ATGGCCGACGACCTCGTTCTCGAACCAGATGCGCAAGAATTAGGAACTCTCGGTGCTTCCGAAGAAG ACGCCGTCACGAGGCTcaaatcgtcggcgacgaagcgaaaaggGCGCGGATTTAGAG AGGAGGCGGCGATGATCGACGACGGATACGAAGCGATGGAAACGGAGGGAACCAACGCGGGACCCGCGCGAT cCGTCGAAGGCTGGATATTGTTCGTAACGGGTGTCAACGAAGAGGCGCAGGAGGACGACATATACGACAAATTCGGCGAATACGGCGAAATCAAGAACATGCATCTTAATCTCGATCGTCGTACGGGATTTATCAAA GGATACGCCTTGGTTGAATTCAACACGTTCAAGGAAGCGCAGAATGCCTTGGAGGCGTTGAATGGGGCCAACATGCTCGGTAAACGATTGACTGTTGACTGGGCTTTCGTCAAGGGTCCGTACAAGTCAAAAGGCAGACG agtTGAAAGAGGCAGAAGTCCTGACCGATATTGA
- the LOC136192068 gene encoding WD repeat-containing protein 93-like: MQTRRRDSPPPYRDIDEDPESRFDKLPQPYRFVARILDAFIETTWQEIERQKQAKIDAESKLRLRSSVLDAWRPHSTETDARNELNLGRNCVLRACADGRHLVAAQETKLLVLDAIDDRIRAELPIENATANDDERIGLAVAKFGEGMLLGHLTGSGSEENEKSGFLKLYCFYKDCLFELRDMTSQDSLTSVHKIDLSPSGNFISIYQGGDSSTLAVYRLPVASWLSDVNAAIQQQELAEEEEETPGETSLTEKLTGKLAKPVIVLRTKPPELTKHPTTFGNPLEMAEAFASGRLERHGRLGEYHTMSESYLEERRKAADKDQKPAPRNRRHLTHLPSCLFLNCEAVSTESEMVLSWSHHNMVHWFPLQTQGKNEPLPSLSLPSIGMISTTCLSLDQRMLAIGYSNGFAAVYDKLFGSIVCRLVPAGDTGAVTSLAVFPWKEKPVGIFRMASRTYCLVVGLENGSLWRAFFPNQSDTTGTAIFERDYDDFKAIRSLIHCPMYPSLIFAQHGSASVSVREVESGRGLCQFTLPNFATLSCITFVNESRRLFACGTGTPDDGDLAAQMTHHLYEISLEHLPELDAYVNSSPSSREEDDGNLLTALSGPGGLAIAEEAFEKKRSEERNKIDDYIAERWESLAEEVRKLEEKRQKISQPHKR, translated from the exons ATGCAGACTCGTCGAAgagattcgccgccgccctatcgcgatatcgacgaagacCCCGAGTCGAGATTCGACAAACTGCCGCAGCCgtatcgattcgtcgcgcgaaTCCTCGACGCGTTCATCGAAACGACGTGGCAGGAAATCGAGCGGCAAAAGCaggcgaaaatcgacgccgaatcgaAGCTCCGTCTTCGATCTAGCGTTCTGGACGCCTGGCGACCGCATTCGACAGAGACAGACGCTCGAAACGAGCTCAATTTAGGACGCAATTGCGTTTTGAGAGCGTGCGCCGACGGACGCCATCTTGTCGCCGCGCAAGAGACGAAACTTCTCGTTTTggacgcgatcgacgatcgaattcgaGCCGAATTGCCAATCGAGAATGCGActgcgaacgacgacgagagaatcGGTCTCGCCGTGGCGAAATTTGGAGAGGGAATGCTATTGGGACATTTAACTGGATCCGgaagtgaagaaaatgagaaatcCG GTTTCTTGAAATTGTATTGCTTCTATAAAGATTGTCTATTTGAGCTGCGAGACATGACCAGTCAG GATTCCTTGACTAGTGTGCATAAAATTGACTTGTCACCATCTGGCAATTTTATATCTATTTATCAAG GTGGTGACAGTTCCACACTTGCTGTATATAGACTTCCTGTAGCATCTTGGTTATCTGACGTGAATGCTGCTATTCAACAACAG GAAttggcggaggaggaggaagaaaccCCCGGAGAAACCAGCTTGACAGAG AAACTGACGGGAAAATTGGCTAAGCCTGTTATTGTTCTGAGAACGAAGCCACCTGAATTAACCAAGCATCCGACCACATTTGGGAATCCGCTGGAAATGGCGGAAGCGTTCGCCTCGGGGCGTTTGGAGAGGCACGGACGCCTTGGAGAGTATCACACCATGTCCGAGAGCTATTTGGAGGAGCGACGAAAGGCTGCGGATAAAGATCAGAAGCCCGCGCCGAGAAATAGGAGACACTTGACCCA TCTGCCTTCGTGTCTTTTTCTGAATTGCGAAGCTGTATCAA CTGAAAGCGAGATGGTTCTTAGCTGGTCTCATCATAACATGGTGCATTGGTTTCCTCTTCAGACTCAGGGCAAAA atgagcCGCTGCCATCTTTGTCCTTGCCTTCTATTGGGATGATCTCTACTACGTGTCTCAGTCTTGACCAGAGAATGCTTGCGATTGGTTATAGCAATGGATTTGCCGCCGTTTACGACAAATTATTTG GCTCGATCGTGTGCAGACTGGTTCCGGCTGGTGATACCGGAGCAGTGACTTCATTGGCTGTTTTTCCGTGGAAAGAAAAGCCTGTCGGAATTTTTCGAATGGCCTCTCGAACGTATTGCCTTGTCGTTGGCCTAGAGAACGGTTCGCTCTGGCGAGCGTTTTTCCCCAACCAATCCGATACCACGGGAACGGCAATATTTGAGCG GGATTATGATGATTTTAAAGCGATTCGCTCTCTCATCCACTGTCCTATGTATCCTTCTTTA ATATTTGCTCAGCATGGCTCCGCTTCTGTCTCAGTCAGAGAAGTGGAAAGTGGACGGGGACTGTGTCAGTTTACCCTGCCTAACTTTGCTACTTTGAGTTGCATTACCTTTGTCAATGAAAGCAGAAGACTTTTTGCATGTGGAACAG GTACGCCTGATGACGGTGATCTGGCAGCCCAGATGACGCATCATCTTTATGAAATATCTTTGGAGCACCTGCCCGAATTAGACGCATATGTGAATTCATCACCTTCAtcgcgagaagaagacgatgggAATCTTCTGACGGCACTGTCCGGTCCCGGAGGACTCGCAATAGCGGAAGAAGCgtttgaaaagaaacg CTCTGAAGAACGAAACAAAATAGACGACTACATTGCGGAAAGGTGGGAAAGTCTCGCCGAAGAAGTTCGAAAATTGGAAGAAAAGCGTCAAAAAATCTCGCAGCCGCACAAGAGATAA
- the LOC136192067 gene encoding anaphase-promoting complex subunit 2-like has product MEAPSRLLNVVQTTLRDSVDFSAHSDAILQIASIKRQKRLLLSSFLGEFNRICAVNLSESFWSVFSKTKSLVDAVNYLHDYVLKRKSFIDFLGDCLVPLVRDLWVYCLDEISNSVFVFVPYHVEDEACSYFEDVFATFTELRESGEVIDKAKLKNAENLFKKLRELHLFEVVFVKTFNNWINHKVISLLESNYSGQYEEPLLEKAISWIDNIVLSWLQFAFGSESLSSQIDLWKDRLHHLVYKAFSSMRMLEMFDIIVDYPESEAAIIDLKECWERIDEKKTLIKILKTSFKRRLLHPGADTTDILTHYVSTIKSLRLLDPTGIVLEQAGQPVREYLRHRDDTVRRIVSSLIDSSSGELSEELMQNEPVLIEESDGSDYEDAENWMPDPIDADPSTSKSRKSSDIMSLLVNIYGSKELFIVEYQSLLADRVLSSLDYNTEKEVRNLELLKLRFGETSLHYCEIMLKDLAESKRLNGRIHEQTELPIDVNCLILSGSFWPTLKEEKFKVPESVQKAMDAYGTAFSLHKANRKLEWREKFGVVDLAVEMKDRTLECKVSSAQASVLMAFQDQDSWKVEDLSKRIEMTPGLLEKRLAFWINKGVLKKDADGTYYVVEVEERNQADSSHEMIDEEENDSTVAQASDREEEKLQTCWSFIVSMLTNLGQLPLERIHSMLKMFAIQGPSGATTEITPRALRVFLDAKVREDKLAFSNNAYRLS; this is encoded by the exons ATGGAAGCGCCATCTCGCCTACTGAACGTCGTTCAGACCACTCTGCGAG ATTCGGTAGACTTTTCGGCTCATTCGGACGCGATCCTGCAAATAGCGTCCATCAAGAGACAAAAACGGCTACTCCTGTCATCATTTCTTG GTGAATTTAATCGCATTTGCGCTGTCAACCTTTCCGAGAGCTTCTGGTCCGTATTTTCGAAA ACAAagagtctcgtcgacgctgtcAATTATCTGCACGATTACGTACTCAAAAGGAAATcctttattgattttttgggTGACTGTCTCGTGCCTCTCGTACG gGATCTGTGGGTTTATTGCTTGGATGAGATTTCAAACtctgttttcgtttttgttcCTTAtcacgtcgaagacgaggcTTGCTCCTATTTTGAAGACGTCTTTGCCACGTTTACGGAATTGAGAGAATCTGGAGAAG TAATCGATAAAGCAAAGCTAAAGAATGCAGAGAATCTTTTCAAGAAGCTTAGAGAATTGCATCTGTTTGAAGTTGTCTTTGTGAAGACGTTCAACAATTGGATCAATCACAAA GTCATCTCGTTGTTGGAGAGCAACTATTCGGGTCAGTACGAAGAACCGTTGCTTGAAAAAGCCATATCGTGGATTGATAATATTGTACTATCGTGGCTTCAGTTTGCTTTCGGATCTGAGA GCTTGTCGTCTCAAATCGATCTTTGGAAGGATCGTTTGCACCATTTAGTGTACAAggctttttcttcgatgag AATGCTAGAGATGTTCGATATCATCGTGGACTACCCGGAGTCTGAAGCAGCTATTATTGACCTAAAG GAATGCTGGGaaagaatcgacgagaaaaagactctaatcaaaattttaaaaacaag CTTCAAACGGCGTCTTCTCCATCCCGGAGCTGACACAACAGACATCTTGACTCACTACGTATCAACCATCAAATCCTTACGACTACTCGACCCCACAGGCATTGTTCTCGAACAGGCTGGCCAGCCCGTTAGAGAATACCTGAG GCATCGCGATGACACAGTCAGACGCATAGTCTCCAGTTTGATCGACTCTTCGTCTGGAGAATTGTCTGAG GAACTCATGCAAAATGAGCCCGTTCTTATTGAAGAGAGCGACGGGAGTGACTACGAAGATGCTGAGAATTGGATGCCGGATCCTATTGATGCTGATCCTT CCACGTCAAAAAGTCGAAAATCGTCGGACATTATGAG TTTGCTGGTGAACATCTACGGAAGCAAGGAACTGTTTATTGTAGAATATCAGTCCCTGCTGGCAGACAGAGTCCTCAGCTCTCTAGATTACAATACGGAGAAAGAA GTTCGCAATTTGGAATTGCTAAAGCTTCGGTTCGGCGAAACGAGCTTGCACTATTGCGAGATCATGTTGAAAGACTTGGCCGAGTCAAAGAGACTAAACGGTCGCATTCACGAGCAAACCGAA CTAccaatcgacgtcaattgcCTTATTCTTTCCGGATCCTTTTGGCCCACGTTaaaggaagagaaatttaAAGTGCCCGAAAGCGTTCAGAA AGCGATGGACGCCTATGGAACGGCGTTTTCCCTGCACAAGGCCAATCGTAAACTGGAATGGCGCGAGAAGTTCGGTGTCGTGGATCTGGCCGTGGAGATGAAAGACCGAACGTTGGAATGTAAAGTGTCGTCGGCACAGGCGTCGGTTTTGATGGCCTTTCAAGATCAAG ATAGCTGGAAAGTTGAGGATCTAAGCAAGAGAATCGAAATGACGCCGGGACTACTGGAAAAGCGATTAGCGTTTTGGATTAATAAGGGTGTCTTGAAAAAAGACGCCGACGGCACGTATTATGTTgttgaagtcgaagaaagaaaCCAAGCTGACAGTAGTCATG AAATGATCGATGAAGAGGAAAATGATTCGACAGTAGCACAGGCATCAGATCGCGAGGAAGAAAAACTGCAG acCTGTTGGTCGTTTATTGTTAGCATGCTGACCAACTTGGGCCAGCTGCCTTTGGAACGCATTCACAGCATGCTCAAGATGTTCGCAATTCAAGGACCGAGCGGCGCAACGACCGAAATCACGCCCCGCGCGCTACGCGTGTTTTTAGACGCTAAAGTTCGAGAAGACAAGCTTGCCTTTTCGAACAACGCTTATCGATTGAGCTAG
- the LOC136192069 gene encoding amyloid-beta A4 precursor protein-binding family A member 1-like, whose protein sequence is MSEKIEAEASDDSNRRDSSSEGETKAADVPKPTVEKQDGSVEENANETEEERVDVVENEDENAARVAAKPEKAKSDDENEETERPGDDVSNGGGDDDEPSRRDALEPRLDENRPEEKNAASPVADSDSKPSEGRDTRSPSDHDEQPTATSQSGDGKFQLEDPVPAAELKPEDYINGVVFKAKYLGSTHLLSTQPASRSVRMTQAHEAVSQVKDPDGESQPKTDILLFVSTKRIAVFHGNDQILLMDHPLKAISYIADIGNSLVLMARRRSTGSVGSTSLSVPSTPVTPSTLSQQTFPAPESTSSESAETAETAETEAQSAENGSAESPPSPVRRVRIVCHVFESSASNGISRAIGKAFDIAYHNFLDSHGIQEEGLAVSEYADVLSVQKISTEDLKVLSDKSAVKEVIVTKQKGEILGVVLLESGWGSMVPTVVIAHMAKAGPLARTGRLNVGDQILSLNGTSLVGLPLGKCTEIVKACRNLPNVSLKVVSCPAVTQVTVFRPDLKYQLGFSVQGTTVCSILRGGIAERGGIRVGHQIIDINGISTVDASHQKIVEILSAAVGEISMKTMPGLMYRLLTGQETPQYI, encoded by the exons ATGAGCGAAAAGATCGAAGCGGAGGCGTCCGACGACTCGAACCGACGCGATTCGTCCTCCGAAGGAGAGACGAAGGCCGCCGACGTTCCAAAACCGACTGTCGAAAAGCAAGACGGAAGTGTCGAGGAGAACGCAAACGAAacggaagaagagcgagtcgacgtcgtcgaaaacgaagacgaaaatgcCGCGAGAGTCGCAGCGAAACCAGAAAAGGCAAaatcggacgacgaaaacgaagaaacagAACGTCCGGGAGACGACGTGTCGAATGggggcggcgacgacgacgagccgagCCGTAGAGACGCTTTGGAACCGAgactcgacgaaaatcgacccgaagagaagaacgctGCATCGCCCGTGGCAGATTCCGACTCGAAACCGTCGGAAGGGAGAGATACACGGTCGCCTAGCGATCACGACGAACAGCCGACTGCTACATCTCAA AGTGGCGATGGCAAATTCCAGTTGGAAGATCCTGTTCCAGCCG ccGAGCTGAAGCCTGAGGATTATAtcaacggcgtcgtcttcaagGCCAAG TATCTGGGTTCCACTCACCTGCTCTCGACTCAACCGGCGTCGAGAAGCGTTCGAATGACGCAGGCTCACGAAGCCGTCAGCCAAGTGAAA GATCCCGACGGAGAATCCCAGCCGAAGACGGAcatcctcctcttcgtctcgacAAAACGAATAGCCGTATTCCACGGCAACGATCAG ATCCTACTCATGGATCATCCCTTGAAGGCGATATCCTACATCGCCGACATAGGCAATTCTCTCGTTCTCATGGCGAGACGACGGTCGACGGGATCGGtcggttcgacgtcgttgagcgtgccgtcgacgccggtgacgccgtcgacgttgtcgcAGCAGACGTTTCCTGCTcccgagtcgacgtcgtcggagtcGGCGGAGACGGCGGAGACGGCGGAGACGGAGGCCCAGTCGGCGGAGAACGGTTCGGCGgagtcgccgccgtcgcccgtTCGTCGCGTGCGAATAGTATGTCACGTGTTTGAGTCGTCAGCG tctaATGGGATATCGAGAGCGATTGGCAAAGCGTTTGACATTGCCTACCACAACTTCTTGGACTCGCACGGAATTCAAGAGGAGGGCTTGGCCGTGTCCGAGTACGCTGACGTTCTGAGCGTCCAGAAAATCTCAACGGAGGACTTGAAGGTTCTGAGCGACAAGAGCGCAGTGAAAGAG GTCATTGTTACGAAGCAGAAGGGGGAGATTCTAGGCGTCGTGTTGCTGGAATCGGGCTGGGGTTCCATGGTACCGACTGTCGTCATAGCCCACATGGCCAAAGCGGGACCGCTCGCGCGAACCGGTCGTCTAAACGTCGGCGATCAGATTCTCTCGTTGAATGGAACGAGTCTAGTCGGACTTCCCCTCGGCAAGTGTACGGAAATAGTGAAG GCGTGTAGAAATCTTCCCAACGTGTCTCTGAAAGTCGTCAGTTGTCCAGCGGTGACGCAGGTTACCGTATTTCGGCCCGACTTGAAGTATCAGTTGGGATTTAGCGTTCAAGGCACCACC GTCTGTAGCATTTTGCGGGGAGGTATTGCCGAGCGAGGGGGGATTCGGGTTGGCCATCAAATCATTGACATTAACGGGATTAGCACAGTCGATGCGTCGCATCAGAAAATCGTAGAAATTCTCTCGGCTGCCGTAGGCGAG ATTAGCATGAAAACGATGCCTGGACTCATGTACAGACTTTTGACGGGCCAAGAGACGCCGCAGTACATTTGA